CCTTCACGATCGGCGAGGTGTGCGAGGGAGGATTCCGCCTGCCGCTCGACACGCTCAAAAAAACGCTCGACCTCGTCGCCGCAAAGACGGCCTGATTTTCGAGAAACGATTCCGAAGCATCCGTCATTGCGAGCAACCCGTATCCGGCTCGATACCGCAGACTAACCTTGAACATGATTACCCTGGAAGCCCCTGTCATTTCCAACGGTAGGGGCAGCCCTTGCGGCTGCCCTTTTGCGCCAAAGCGATGACAGCTTTTCCGTGACAATCAGCCATACCGCGTATGTTCATGGAAAGGAGCACGCGACGCGGCAATCCATACGGAACACCACTGATCGGCGCCATCACCCGCTCAAACCAGATTTTCAACCCCCCAACCCATGACCCGGAACACTGTCGCCTATCTGTGCAGCGAGTACCCGGCCATTTCGCACACCTTCATCTACCGCGAGATCGAGTCGCTGCGCAAGGCCGGAATGACAGTCTACACGGCCTCGATCCACAAGCCGGAGAAGCTCGACCTCATGACGACCGCCGAGCAGGAGGAGGCGGCAAACACGCTCATGGTGCTCTCGCAACCGGCAACAGCGATCATCGCAGCGCATCTGCACTGCCTGGCCAGAAACCCCGGCGGCTACCTGAAGATGGCGGCGGACGCCTTCCGGTTGCTCTTCAAAGGCCCGAAAAACTTCGTCAAGGCGGCGGCCTACTTCGCCGAAGCGGGCATCCTCTTGCGCTGGGCGCACCGGCACGGCATCACGCACATCCACGAGCACTTCGGCAACCCGACGGCCATCGTCGCCATGCTCATGAAACGTTACGGTGGCATCACCTTCAGCATCTCGGTGCACGGCCCCGACATCTTCTACACCGTCGATTCCGCGATGCTGCCCGAAAAGGTACGCGAGGCCTCCTTCGTGCGCTGCATCAGCCACTACTGCCGCAGCCAGATCATGCGCATCAGCGATGTGGAACGGTGGGATCGCTTCCACATCGTGCGTTGTGGCATAGATCCCGAATTGTACACGCCACGCCCCGAACCCGCCAACGCCGTGCCGGAGCTGCTCTGCGTCGGGCGACTGACGCCCGCCAAGGGGCAGCACATCCTCATCGAAGCGTGCGCGATGCTCGACAAAGCGAACGTGCCGTTCCACCTCACCTTCGTCGGAGACGGCCCCGACCGCGAGTCGCTTCAAAACTATACACGGACAATCGGTCTCGACCGCAAGGTGACCTTCACGGGCGCGCTTGGGCAAGACAAGGTGCGCGGCCACTACGACCGCGCCGACATTTTCGTGCTGGCGAGCTTCGCCGAGGGTGTACCGGTCGTGCTGATGGAGGCGATGGCCAAGGAGATTCCGGTCATTTCGACCCGCATCACCGGCATTCCCGAGCTGATCGAACACGGAGAGGACGGCCTGCTCGCCGTGCCGGGCGATCCCGAGGATTTAGCGCGCCAGATACGTATCTTGCTTGAAAACGGTGAGTTGCGCGCACGCTACGGGCAGGCCGGGCGGCGAAAAGTGAGCGCCATGTACAACCAGCACCAGAACAACAACCTGCTGGTTGAGCACTTCAAGAACGAACTGAACGACGTCTGATGCAGATCATCGTCCCGACTGTCACGCTGCTGGTTATTCTCTTGTCGCTCCCGGCAGCCTATCTTTTCATTGTCACCGTCGCCGCGTACCTTTTCCGGAAAGAGGCGCTGGCGGCGAACCGCATCCTCGAAATCGGCGTACTCATCCCGGCGCACAACGAGGAGGCGGGCATCGTGGGCACCATCGAGAGCATCCATGCGAGCGACTACCCGGCGGAGAACGTCAAAATCTTCGTCATCGCCGACAACTGCGACGACACCACCGCCGAGGTGGCGCGAAACGCGGGCGCGACGGTCGTGGAGCGATTCGATCTTGAAAACCGTGGAAAAGGGCAGGCGCTCGACTGGTTCCTCAGGAAACACAAAGAGCTGAACCATGGCCTCGACGTCATCACCATCATCGATGCCGACGTCCGGGTTGATCGCAACTACCTGCGGGAAGTGAGCCTCTCGTTCAGCCAGCCGGGCATCCAGGCGTTGCAAGGCTACAACGGCGTCAGCAACCCCGAGGCGGGTTGGCGGCCCGGACTACTCGACGCGGCCTTCAACGTCTTCAACCACCTGCGCATGGCCGGGCCGTTCCAGCTTTCCGGAACCTGTGCGCTAAAGGGCAACGGCATGGCGTTCGACAGATTCCTGATCGAAGAGACCGGCTGGCCCTGCCACTCGATCGTGGAGGACATGGAGTTCAGCTTCCTGTTGCTCATGAACGAGATCAGCGTGCACTACAATCCGGACGCCATCGTGCGGAGCGAAATGGTCACTTCGGGCAAAAACGCTTCGAGCCAGCGCAGCCGCTGGGAGAGCGGGCGCTTCAAGCTGGTCAGCCAGATGGCTTTGCCGCTGCTCAGGCTGTTTTTCAGCACCGGCCAAATCCGCTACCTCATCGCCTTCGCCGAACTCGCCGTCCCCCCGCTCACCCTGCTGGTGCTGCTTTTCGCCGTCGCATCGCTGCTGGCGCTCACGCTGCTCCACGGCGCATGGCTCCAGATCGTCGCCGCATGGTGGGCCATTCTTCTCTTCTACGTAGTATCGGGCCAAATCCAGCGCCACGCTGGCCTCCACACCTGGCGCGTCCTCATCGCCGCCCCCCTCTACATCCTCTGGAAAATCCCCCTTTACCTCGCCATGGCAATCCGCAAAAAAAGCGACGCCTGGGTGAGAACGAAGCGGGAAAGCGAAGCTTCAGAACCGGAGGCGTAATCGCCACTGTACCGGATTCTCTCTGACACCGCTACGCCCGCTTTTTTTCTCCCTGAAAGTATCGGCTCCGAGACAAGCCGGTTAATAACTCGCTTCTACATCAGTAATAAGTCGGCAGGATATTGCCGTAAGGATCGATCAAGCCAGGTAGAAAACAACTTCCGGCAACAACCCTGCGACTTGCCGGGTTGTTGTCAATTTCACTGCTCTTGATTAAACTTTAAAATATAGTTTTTGACACTACATATCAGCCAATCAGGTATAATAATTATATACACCTGCTCTAAACCGCAGCCTGACAGCGATTCCCTGTCAACACCTGCCAAACGGGAAGTGGAGCCACGATAACAACTCCCGGAGAACCGATTGATTGCAAATGAGATTATCGAACAGAGAAGTATAGCGACGGTATCCTGAAGAAAACATGAATGATTCAAGGAGGAGATTATGTCCAGAATCGCGGGTATTGAAGGGATTGACGAAGTGCATGTGGAAAAACTCCACGGCATGGGAATCACTACTGTTGAGGTATTGCTTGAAAAAGGGGCTTCTCCGGCAGGAAGAAAAGCCATCGCCGATGCAACCGGAATGAGTCATGCGCTCGTGCTCCGGCTGGTGAACCCGGCTGATCTGTTCCGCATCAAGGGCATCGGAAAGGAGTATGCCGACCTGCTGGAGGCCTCAGGCGTGGACTCGGTGCCTGAACTGGCGCAGCGAAGAGCAGAGAATCTGCACTGTAAAATGTCTGACGTGAATACCTCGAAAAATCTCGTAAAAAGA
This genomic window from Chlorobaculum limnaeum contains:
- a CDS encoding glycosyltransferase family 4 protein, which codes for MTRNTVAYLCSEYPAISHTFIYREIESLRKAGMTVYTASIHKPEKLDLMTTAEQEEAANTLMVLSQPATAIIAAHLHCLARNPGGYLKMAADAFRLLFKGPKNFVKAAAYFAEAGILLRWAHRHGITHIHEHFGNPTAIVAMLMKRYGGITFSISVHGPDIFYTVDSAMLPEKVREASFVRCISHYCRSQIMRISDVERWDRFHIVRCGIDPELYTPRPEPANAVPELLCVGRLTPAKGQHILIEACAMLDKANVPFHLTFVGDGPDRESLQNYTRTIGLDRKVTFTGALGQDKVRGHYDRADIFVLASFAEGVPVVLMEAMAKEIPVISTRITGIPELIEHGEDGLLAVPGDPEDLARQIRILLENGELRARYGQAGRRKVSAMYNQHQNNNLLVEHFKNELNDV
- a CDS encoding glycosyltransferase family 2 protein; this translates as MQIIVPTVTLLVILLSLPAAYLFIVTVAAYLFRKEALAANRILEIGVLIPAHNEEAGIVGTIESIHASDYPAENVKIFVIADNCDDTTAEVARNAGATVVERFDLENRGKGQALDWFLRKHKELNHGLDVITIIDADVRVDRNYLREVSLSFSQPGIQALQGYNGVSNPEAGWRPGLLDAAFNVFNHLRMAGPFQLSGTCALKGNGMAFDRFLIEETGWPCHSIVEDMEFSFLLLMNEISVHYNPDAIVRSEMVTSGKNASSQRSRWESGRFKLVSQMALPLLRLFFSTGQIRYLIAFAELAVPPLTLLVLLFAVASLLALTLLHGAWLQIVAAWWAILLFYVVSGQIQRHAGLHTWRVLIAAPLYILWKIPLYLAMAIRKKSDAWVRTKRESEASEPEA
- a CDS encoding DUF4332 domain-containing protein; amino-acid sequence: MSRIAGIEGIDEVHVEKLHGMGITTVEVLLEKGASPAGRKAIADATGMSHALVLRLVNPADLFRIKGIGKEYADLLEASGVDSVPELAQRRAENLHCKMSDVNTSKNLVKRLPTESEVEEWIAQAKSLPKVVTH